A region of Coccinella septempunctata chromosome 5, icCocSept1.1, whole genome shotgun sequence DNA encodes the following proteins:
- the LOC123313864 gene encoding guanylate kinase gives MAAEAVAISKLRPLVLCGPSGSGKSTLLQRILKEYPDRFSLSVSHTTRKPRPGEVDGVHYHFTDSSNMEKAISEGKFIESAKFSGNLYGTSKESVRKIAEEGKICILDVEVNGVRQIKQTDLNPWYVFIKPPSLAVLEERLRARKTETEDSLRKRLDTAHIEMEYGMQPGNFDKIIVNDVLEVAYEELKQFISENVLISGH, from the coding sequence ATGGCAGCAGAAGCCGTCGCCATCTCAAAACTGCGTCCGTTAGTCCTTTGCGGTCCCTCTGGTTCCGGCAAGAGCACTCTCCTCCAAAGGATCCTCAAGGAATACCCCGACAGGTTCAGTTTGAGTGTGAGTCACACCACGCGTAAACCCAGACCAGGGGAAGTAGACGGGGTGCACTACCATTTCACAGACTCCAGCAACATGGAAAAAGCCATTTCGGAAGGGAAATTCATAGAGTCCGCCAAATTTAGCGGTAACCTCTACGGCACCAGCAAAGAATCGGTCAGGAAGATCGCCGAGGAAGGAAAAATATGCATTTTGGACGTCGAAGTCAATGGTGTGCGACAAATCAAACAGACCGATCTCAACCCGTGGTATGTCTTCATCAAACCGCCATCTTTGGCTGTTTTAGAGGAGCGTCTTCGTGCCAGAAAAACAGAAACGGAGGACAGTCTGAGGAAACGACTAGACACGGCCCACATCGAGATGGAATACGGCATGCAACCAGGAAATTTCGATAAAATAATCGTGAATGATGTCTTAGAAGTGGCGTACGAAGAACTGAAGCAGTTTATATCCGAGAATGTGTTGATAAGTGGACATTGA